Sequence from the Nymphaea colorata isolate Beijing-Zhang1983 chromosome 9, ASM883128v2, whole genome shotgun sequence genome:
acagaagaactataaacagaaaataaacatgCAAGGAAAAAAGGAACACCAAGAACTGTTCATAATGATGCGAAAGACCGCTATGAATCCTCCAGGTAAAAATTGAACACAGAAAGGCGATAAAGAGTCCCAAACAGACACAACCTCAGCCTATAATCATCATCAAACATGTGGTAACCTTTGGAAGCTTCAAACCTGTCCAGCTGCATCACCAGCCACCCCTTAAAACAACCGGCACTTCGAATTTCTGATATAGCCgagaacaaaaaatttatagtaGCATGGGAACCTGCACAAAAAAGCTAAAGTTCAGGAaattaatagtaataataataataataacatgaTTCGCAAAGCATCCACAGCTGtttaattaataataaaaaataacatgattgACAAATTATTGCTCAGAGACCCTGAGTATTGATTTTAATGACaatattttacattatttatgTTATTAAGAGAACACAACCAAGATGGCCTTGCAACTGGAGAAGGCTGACTTAATGGCACATGTAATCAACATTTTCAGTTACCTGAAATCCATGGCAATCAGAGACAGTTGCAAAGCAAAATTACGTGCCTCTCGGCACTGCAACAGCTTCCAGTGGCAGTGTCACAAAGCGTAGTAACTCCAATGACAACACAAGCCCTAAGAAATGAGACAGGATGGTATTTGCAGAGGCCTGTAAAATCATTAGGAGACATGGAGACTTTCAGGTAAATAAAGCACCAATCAACTGGAAAGAAatgtaaacaataaaaaagatggTCCTTTCACCAGTTAGGAATGCCAtaagtttcttttaatttagAAGAGAAATCATAAATAAACTTTctacattttttgttatttctatGTTAACAAGCACTTTaactttctctcttctttctttctttttcttcctattTTGTTGCTTTAAAAGTGGTGTGAAAGAGCAAAAATCCAAAAGCGCCTGCTCTTGTTTGAAGATAATTTTGCAGAATGGAAGCTCAAGCACGTAACCATCTACCAGATTGGAAGAGTCATGAGAAGCAAAATCCAAAACGGGCCTGCTTTTGCACGAAGAACTCATAATTTGCAAAAGGGAAGCTCAGACATGTAGCCATATACCAGACTGTACCATGGTGAAAAAAAGTCGGCAATGCAACCCAAAATTGGATTCTCCATTTAAGTGTGCAACGTTATCATTTCTTGAGGATGAGATCGGCAtatcaaattgaaaaatattgtcaCCTAAAGTCCTCTCACTCTAGTTCAGcaatttgtttttccttcactttgaagtttgaatggaaaagaaaaagaaataaacaaactAAAACCATCACTTTTCTCAAGGCCAAAAAAGTTTTAGTATGATCCTGCATAAGTGCAACTACAGCATAAATGAGATGAGAGATGAGTAACAAAGAAACATCTCCTACATTAAGTACGTCGACTAACCAGATACTGGAGAtgccaaaaaaattaaacaagttaATAGTGAGAAAAATATAAGATGATGCACCAGTGCTTACAAaatgaaagatgaagaaaagataAGGAACAGGGAACTACCTGTACCAAGAATACGTCTAATGCTAAGACAGGGCTGTAGCCAGGACGCATCCCTTGGTAATACGGAGTTGCTGATGAGGTAAGAGCCTTGGCAACCAAAAGTCCAACAGTCGATTGCATACCAAGCACTGCAGCACCCATTCCCAGAATATTTATGAGAATAGCATTTTTTAAGCTGTTGATTACTTCAGCCCGAGGAGGTGCCTGCAACAATAATATATGCACTATTATTTAGATACTTCgttcaaaaatagaaaaatgaccATTATTACTACTCAAAGCACCATACAGAACTCTGGGAATGACTATTTGCTACAAAATCACCTAAAGATGCTACAAAGATTAGTATCCAAACATGCAATAATAAACTCAGCACTTCTCACATCAGAAACTTACCTATTTGAGCACTAACCATGGATAACCAAAGGCAATTCAATCATCAAGGAAATGAAAGGGACGAGTTACACTACTTGCCAGTTGCCATCCAACAGATAAGTTTGTTAACACAAATTGACACAAATATTGttgaacatcttcaccttccAAATTCAAACAATCAAGGAGAATAATTCATAAGAATCATTCGACAACAATACATGATGCAGTTCCTACATTGGAGGTTATAATTAACATTTGAAAGATATCCAGGTAAACCAAAACTGGTAGCTTTCTTTGCTTTATATAatgttgaaaattgaaatttggcATGTTCAGTAGCTTACAGACGTATTGGTAACTTAACATGTCCAATAAACAAAAGATATTAGAACCTAAGAATATCTTGCTGAAAGCCCCAAAAATTCCTTATCAATGCACACAATCTGTGTCCCGGTAAGTTCAAGAATAACCCAGACAGGACTACTCAGTATGTCAGTATCATGAACCTAAGAATGAAAAACAGGAAGTGAATTTACAAAGAGCCATTGTTGCTACAACAACACAAGACTTATTACATAGCAACCAGAACACTACTGCAGAACTTTTCAAACAACAACCATAAAAGGGCTAATATACCTTCTTAGGGTCCGTAGCTGTTCTTCAGAGCTTTTCAGATAAACGCATAGAGCCAAAGGTCCAAACAATCAAGGAGCATATCCATTCGTAAGAATCATTCAACAACAATACATGAAATTAAGATTTGAAAGATATCCAGGTAAACCGAAATTGGTAGCTTTCTTCGCTTTATATAAtgctgaaaattgaaatttggcATGTTCAGTAGCTTACAGCCTTACACACGTATTGGTAAGTTAACATATCCAATAAACAACAGATATTAGAACTTAAGATTATCTTGCTGAATGCCCAAACAATTCCTTATCAATGCACACAATATATGTCCTGACAAGTTCAAGAATAACCTAGACAGGACTACTACGGTATCATGAAACTAAGAATGAAAAACAGGCAAAACTGAGTTTACAAAGACCCCTTGTTGCTAACACAACACAAGACATATTACATAGCAACCAGAACACTACTGCAGAACTTTTCAAACAACAACAATGAAAGGGCTGATGTACCTTCTCAGGGTCCGTAGCTGTTCTTTGGAGCTTATCAGCTAAACGCGTATAGCCAAAGGACCAGAAGGCTGACATAAAGGCAGCTGAAATGCCTCCAGCAGTGCAATAAAATGTAACTGGAGATGTAACTCTCCCAGTGATAACAACAGAGAATGATAAAATTACAGCAGCTACCACAGTGCAGACAAGCTGGCCCCAGAAACCCAGACTGCCTAACCTTTTAAGGTAGCGAGAAGTGCTCTCCAGCCTCTTAGAAACCTGAAAGTCTGATTGTATTAGTTAGCTGATCAAATGTGTAAGATGGCATCAAATTGTTggtcaatcaaatccaaaatgtGTGAGATGGCGTTCAGTAGTTGGTCAACCTGGATATTGTTCATCACTATATATGTTTTATCCTTGAGGCACAAAATGTTAGGAATCTCACCTGTTGCCACGCATAAACCGTTACTTCATCCCACAAAAAATGTCAATAACAGACTGCCTGTCTGTTAAAAATAGAAAGATATAGGTTCTCCCATTCTTTATGGATGGCATCAGTGTAACTGTTATGTTATGGAATAGGCTTTCTAGACAGATTCATCAACTATTCACGCTCacatttatgtgtgtgtgtgtgtgtatgaaaaCCATGTGCACTAAATCAACTTAAAAGTTGAACAACTGTTTGTAAGGTACAACAAGATATTTTTTAAAGCTAAGTATTAATTTTCATCTATTCTATTTGTTGAAAAAATAATCAGTACCTTCAATTCAATAAAGTTGTTTAGACGGGCTCATAATCAGTAAACAGAGTTCTCATGTTTACTTAGTTCACGTATGTGTCTTTGCCTTCAGTtcccaaatttgaattttcctttttattcttgGACCATGGTCCTGAGGAGTCACCttcatatcaaagaacaagGCCCATAAGATGGATTTCTAATTGAATTGCCGGATTCCAGCCGGTTACCTTCAAATGCTTACTAGGTTTCACCAATAACCAGATATCCGGTCCTCCTTTTTTCAGGCAAGCTGGCTAGACAGAACCACTGTCAGATTGAGCCAATAGAGGCACACTGTGGTATTGACCCTGACATCCTTAAGCTCATAACTCCGATCCTATAGCCAAGTGAAGAGAATCTGTTGCTACAACACTAGGAAGTGCTTTCAGAGATGCCCCTTATTATCAAAATAAATTACAGAAAATGAAGTCGCCTATCGTGAATGACAACGAAAGTCCCATCTTATCGTGTTTCCTGAACAAATAGGTACTTCTATTTGAAGTTATTGTAAATGGCTGGTGGTCCTGAAATTTCCATAGGTTAGCTTATCTTCGGGTTAAGCAAACTAGTacttattcaaaattttagaagaaCACCTGCATTGGCTTTTGAGAAATTCATTGATTCCTCTTGCTCCAGGCTTCGCACGTAAAACGTCACCGTAACATTAACTTTATATCTACATTTTTTTGCCCAAAAATAGCAAGCAAGACCCGAAAGCCAGAAGATGATTAGTAATAATTTGGTCTTCGGCAAACAACCAACGACTGCAAACCAATTTGGGacctcaaaatttttcatacCAACAAACAgaattacatataaaataaaattgacgCATCATTTTTAGAGAAATGTCCTGgaacataaaaaggaaacattATCACGGAAAGGAGACGAGTGGAAGGAAACCTGTGCAAGTTTCTTCTCCAGTTCTTCATTTGAATAAGATGATGGGGCGGAAGAAGCAGGAGACGAAACACGGAGGGGGGTCGAGGAGGACAACCGGAAGGAGAGCAGAGGCGATAGAGGCGAACAGGATAGCCTGGACAGGGTTAGTGGTGGTGGGGCTCTAGTAAGAGGAAGAGATGATGAATTGAAGTTGGGTGCCTTTGGAACGTGAGAACGGcgaggaagaagaggggagGAGATGGCTGTGGCAGCTCTTCCCTGCCAAGAGAGCCCTGCCTGCGTAATCATCATCACCACCAGCAGAAGTGAATTGTTAAGCAACTTCTTGCAAATGAGCTGCTGCAAATCCCTGCCCCGGCAAAAGCTCAACGCCACGAAGAATGGTAGCTtgcttcctccctccctctctctctctttctctgacgGAGGGCTAGTCCAGTCAGTTAAAAGAAACGCTTCTGAAGTAATTTAGCAAACCTACTAAAAGCTCTTTTACCGAATTATCAATCACTGATCAACTTTTCAAGGTAAACACTCCGGAGAAAGTTCGTGCTTTTCATGATATGATGAATTCGTGCTTTTCATGCTATGATGTATGTAACGTTTCCATCATTTACGTAacattttaattccattttcCCACACTTCACGGGGAGAAAGACTTCTAGTTACCTAGAGCATTTCGATCATTCCCAATCCGTGACACATGGTactttgttaaaaacttaacatataacatgctACCGTTATTCTTCTAACATAAAACAGCATATTAGGAGTtggaaatgacaaaaaaaaaagcctttgaTGGTAAGCCAGAAGTTCCCCCtatataaggataaaaaatagAACTTAGAAATTAATAtttatacaaaacaaaaatagacCTCTACACCATGGGTTCCTATATTGGCCACCTATTAGGAATCCAACCTATCAACATTGACGGGGAGTTTGTTGTCTTAcagttttgttttaaaattaaaattcaaaagtcattttttttacatcaatgaggaattgaaatgaaaatttcgaTTCCTAATTTTCTTTGAGTCTAatagtttggaattttgattctaaaataaGAATGACTTgtttgattaaaaaatgaattaaaatcaTAGAATCAATGAATTAAAGCATTCAAACCTTGTCCCCataaagagagatgaaaagttttagaattttgaaatcataattttaCTTCCTAAGTTGAGATCATAATTCAACAATCTTGAGCATAGAACAAGCATATAATTCTCGAATCAAGATTCACTGTTTGATAATGCAGCTCCCATTATTAAAGAATGAGATTAATTTTTAATACCAACGATTCTAACCCCTTAAAAGAAATTATCAAATTAATGTTTATGAATGACAGACattgaatagaaaaatattcataaaaTGCTCTCTCttaatcaatatttttttagataacTTTGATTGAGAAAGGAAGTTTGTGGATTACTTCCATTGTAGTGTCTTCCATCCAGCGTTGTAGAAATTTCTCAAAAACTTAAGAGCATACTTGTCATGCTTGAAAGTTGGATGataatttgctttcttttctaaTGATTTAGCAGTTTTTTAAACGTTACCAAGCGTTTATATTGTGGGTGATGTTTGAACACAATGTTCATGGTAAACGCTGGAGTAGAGACAAAGCTTTCCACATTTTATATAGGgcaaaaaacaaacagaaagGTTAAAGAAAAACACGATGCAAGTTgaagctttttttatttttatgtttttaagaTTGTGTTTGATTTCTACGAATATCAAGCCCGATGGAATATGAAATCAATGTCACGAAATCTTaaaaaactgtggatttcagcatCAAGCCCTTCTTACATTGTAAAATATGCGGTTTTAGAGCTCGGGAAGAGGTATGAGTTAGACCTCAAAACCGCGGACCTGAAATCTACAATGATTTGTAGACCTGAAATGTATGGTGATTTGTAGATCGCAGGTCACAATAATCAAACACAAACCTAGCTTTTTCGACGCGGTTACAGCTTTGTTAACTGGCGTTTGATTCCACCGGTGGAATTCCatgatcaaaatttcaaacgCCGTGCCGGAATCAAAATCCGACCCGGGAATTATTTAATCGCGCGTCATGGCATAAACGCGCGATTGTCTTGTGTAATTTTTTCCCGCGAAGCATCGTTCTAATCACTCTCGGGCGAAGAACCCGCGCGCCGCTCCTCCAGGCCGCAGTCGTCCGTTCGCGACTTCTTTCTCCATCGTTCACTCTCCTTCTACCTGCAGCTTGTGACTCCTACTGGCCCCAGCAGGTGTGCccctctgtctctccctctctctatccaCTGGTTCATTTCGCGTGCTCaccttcctccttttctttcgaaaaaaaatgTCTGCGCTCCTTGGTCGGCCATGACCGACGGATAGAGGTCTTCCTGAGGGGAGGTGTGCAtcggtttcttcttcttccttttcttttactctctctctctctctctctctcctgcatCGTGCCCTAacccctttcttcctctttggtGCGTGAGGTTATTAGATTTATCAATGGTTGTTTTCTTTCGTCATCCTATTTCTATTTTCTAGCAACTGTTGGTTGGCTTGCCAGTAAGGATTTATTGAATGAAGTATTTGTTTTCTATTTCAGATTTCATGAACCGTTATGTTTCGTGCTCCGGTTTGGAAGTTCTCAGTcaaattcttgtttttttaatggTCTTTCCTATCGTTCGGGTATTTTCTCTTCTGGTTTTAACATGACAGAAAGCGTTATGTTTGCAGTTATTTTTTCTGCTTATGCCTTGCTTTACTTTTTAAATAAGATCTACCTTTGTAAGTTTTCTCATCATGTACTATGtattagtgcccctcagccaAAAATTCCTGTCCGCCACTGCGGTGGACACAACCAAAATGCAGCTCTTTCTGGTTTTCTAAAAGAATGAGAAGGATCTTTAACAATGGAGATGCCAGTCTGACCAAGGTAGGTTTCCGCAGTAGAACGCAGCTACGGGGATCATATCGTTGTTTACACCGACAAGAGAAGGCAAATCTCAGAGAAGAAGTGCTTGAGAATTGGAGTGCTAGTTCTTACGCTTTTCTTCTTGGAGAGTGTGCAACAAGGAGATGGGTTCAAGGAGGAAGGTGGGTTCACTCCCACATGGTCCGCACTGGTTTCCCCTATCTCAAATTGAGTATCAAGCTCATCGACATGTACTTGAAATGCGGTCGCATCGACGATGCCCGCAAACTTTTCAACAAAATGCCTCCTCAGCATGTGGTTCCCTGGAACGCCATGATTTCGGCCTATGCCCAACATGGGTGTGGCAAAGAGGCACTTAGGTTGTTCATGATTATGCATTTTGGTCATGTTTTTCCAGATGAATTCACATTCACAAGTGTGTTTAAGGCTTGCGCAGACCTCGGTTATGCTTTGGGTGGGAGGGTAGCTCATGGCCGGATGGTTGTGTCCGGTCTGAAAGCCAATGTCTTTGTGGGTAGTGCAATCATAGACATGTATGTGAAGTGTAGCAGGGTCAAGGATGCCAGACTTGTGTTTGATGGAATGGATGAAAGGGATGTGGTCCTATGGACAGCACTGGTTGTGGGGTATGTACATAACGAGAAGGATGAGGAAGCATTGGAGATGTTTGGTGAAATGGTTCATGGTGGAATGAGACCAGATGAGTACACAGTTGCTAGTGTCCTAATTGCATGTGGAAACTTATTGGCACTAAGGGAAGGGATTCAGATCCATGCAGTTATCATCAAAGAAGCACTCGAACTAGATAATTCTTCTCATACCTCTTTATTGAgcatgtatgcaaaatgtggcAGTGTTGGAGACTCTTTCAAGGTTTTCAATGGGATGAGCAATGCAAATATGGTATCTTGGACTGCCATGATAACGGGACTGGTTCAGAATGGGCAGGAAGAAGATGCCTTGTCACTCTTTCACAAAATGACATCATTCTCCATAAAGCCAAATCAGTTTAC
This genomic interval carries:
- the LOC116261222 gene encoding protein TIC 21, chloroplastic, with the protein product MMITQAGLSWQGRAATAISSPLLPRRSHVPKAPNFNSSSLPLTRAPPPLTLSRLSCSPLSPLLSFRLSSSTPLRVSSPASSAPSSYSNEELEKKLAQVSKRLESTSRYLKRLGSLGFWGQLVCTVVAAVILSFSVVITGRVTSPVTFYCTAGGISAAFMSAFWSFGYTRLADKLQRTATDPEKAPPRAEVINSLKNAILINILGMGAAVLGMQSTVGLLVAKALTSSATPYYQGMRPGYSPVLALDVFLVQASANTILSHFLGLVLSLELLRFVTLPLEAVAVPRGT